A DNA window from Zonotrichia leucophrys gambelii isolate GWCS_2022_RI chromosome 15, RI_Zleu_2.0, whole genome shotgun sequence contains the following coding sequences:
- the XBP1 gene encoding LOW QUALITY PROTEIN: X-box-binding protein 1 (The sequence of the model RefSeq protein was modified relative to this genomic sequence to represent the inferred CDS: deleted 2 bases in 1 codon) — protein MAALPGAAAPRLLLIPSKAAEAPGTAAARHLSVVLPAGADPGLPAMETAQPARKRQRLTHLSPEEKALRRKLKNRVAAQSARDRKKARMTELEQQVVELEEENQKLLRENQLLRERTCDLARENHELRCRLGLDALKTEEEGDEFQVVKESQVDEIRLVTGSAESAALRLRVSAAGAGPAVTISDSFHMDSDGSDSSDSESDVLLGFLDSLDPELFLKYADSESTCLEKLDEEISGETNSIPAALSPSLGSPSAKLEAINELIRFDHVYTKPLVVEIPVEVANQTNMQVKIEKENLSSSDDKAIPEVPVSVKKEPVDSFMPELGFSHLLSSCHSLEASSYLLDGCSDSGYEGSLSPFSDTSSPLGADHAWEDSFAKELFPQLISV, from the exons atggcagcgctgcccggtGCCGCGGCCCCGCGGCTGCTCCTCATCCCTAGCAAAGCGGCCGAGGCTCCCGGCACCGCGGCCGCCCGGCATCTGTCCGTTGTCCTGCCGGCAGGAGCCGACCCCGGCCTCCCGGCGATGGAGACCGCGCAGCCGGCCCGCAAGCGGCAGCGGCTCACGCATCTGAGCCCGGAGGAGAAGGCACTGCGCAG GAAGCTGAAGAACCGCGTGGCGGCCCAGAGTGCCCGCGACAGGAAGAAGGCACGGAtgacagagctggagcagcaggtggtggagctggaggaggag AACCAGAAGCTGCTGCGGGAGAACCAGCTCTTGCGGGAAAGGACGTGTGACCTCGCGAGGGAGAACCACGAGCTCCGCTGCCGCCTGGGCTTGGATGCTCTGAAGACGGAGGAGGAGGGTGACGAGTTCCAG GTTGTGAAGGAATCCCAGGTGGATGAGATCAGATTGGTGACCGGGTCCGCTGAGTCCGCAGCACTCAGACTACGTGTT TCTGCAGCAGGTGCAGGCCCAGCAGTCACCATTTCTGATAGTTTCCACATGGATTCTGATGGCAGTGACTCTTCAGACTCTGAG TCTGATGTCCTCTTGGGCTTTCTGGACAGTCTGGACCCAGAGTTGTTTCTCAAATATGCTGATTCAGAGTCAACGTGCCTGGAAAAGCTGGATGAAGAGATCTCTGGAGAAACAAATTCCATACCAGCCgccctctctccctctttggggTCCCCATCAGCCAAGCTGGAAGCCATTAATGAACTCATAAGGTTTGATCACGTGTATACAAAACCCCTGGTAGTGGAGATTCCTGTTGAAGTGGCCAACCAAACCAATATGCAAGTGAAaattgagaaagaaaatctctctTCATCTGACGACAAGGCCATCCCTGAAGTCCCAGTGTCTGTGAAGAAGGAACCTGTAGACAGCTTCATGCCTGAACTGGGCTTTTCTCATCTGCTTTCTTCTTGTCATAGCCTTGAAGCCTCAAGCTACCTGTTGGATGGCTGTAGTGACTCTGGGTATGAGGGATCCCTGTCTCCCTTCAGTGATACATCGTCTCCGCTTGGCGCTGACCATGCGTGGGAGGACAGCTTTGCCAAGGAACTCTTTCCCCAGCTCATCAGTGTCTAA